The Cloeon dipterum chromosome 3, ieCloDipt1.1, whole genome shotgun sequence genome includes a region encoding these proteins:
- the vvl gene encoding silk gland factor 3 — translation MATAFLSGINCSSPSAAGVNVLVLASAGGSAPASCASSLERSVLGSAAGMNIVNAATVAAAVAAQQGYGSPRDSGGSSGSGVPTSVGGGGGEMKYLPPQHHHHHHHHPGGQAANGHPLAHNPWAALPPPSEHHHWAMHHQAMQDVKPQPPQVQQQQELHHHHRAGSTGPPPHPAHPQHMAPHHSWHSSAHYMSSAASNGSSPLQHPYSMNGMLAAAAAASGVGPQLHHSLRDMHNASPSSIGGPDPRHDPEEDTPTSDDLEAFAKQFKQRRIKLGFTQADVGLALGTLYGNVFSQTTICRFEALQLSFKNMCKLKPLLQKWLEEADSTTGSPTSIDKIAAQGRKRKKRTSIEVSVKGALEQHFHKQPKPSAQEISALADNLQLEKEVVRVWFCNRRQKEKRMTPPNTLGGPGPDGLMGGDGSQQGMPSMHHHYADMHGSPQMHTQHSHSPPMLSPQPMAHQSLAAAH, via the coding sequence ATGGCCACAGCCTTCTTGTCCGGCATCAACTGCAGTTCGCCGAGTGCCGCCGGTGTGAACGTTCTCGTGTTGGCCTCCGCGGGCGGCTCGGCGCCCGCTTCATGCGCCTCCAGCCTCGAGCGAAGCGTCCTCGGCTCCGCAGCAGGTATGAACATTGTTAACGCGGCCACGGTGGCCGCGGCGGTGGCCGCCCAGCAAGGCTACGGCTCGCCAAGAGACTCGGGAGGTTCGTCCGGATCGGGAGTGCCGACGtcggtcggcggcggcggcggcgagatgAAGTACCTGCCGCCtcagcaccaccaccaccatcaCCACCACCCTGGCGGGCAGGCGGCCAACGGCCACCCGCTGGCCCACAACCCGTGGGCGGCGTTGCCGCCGCCCTCGGAGCACCACCACTGGGCGATGCACCACCAGGCGATGCAGGACGTGaagccgcagccgccgcaggtgcagcagcagcaggagctgcaccaccaccaccggGCCGGCTCGACGGGCCCGCCGCCGCACCCTGCCCACCCTCAACACATGGCGCCGCACCACTCGTGGCACTCGTCGGCGCACTACATGTCGTCGGCGGCGTCCAACGGCTCGTCGCCGCTGCAGCACCCGTACAGCATGAACGGCATGctggcggccgcggcggccgcctcGGGGGTCGGGCCGCAACTGCACCACTCGCTCAGGGACATGCACAACGCCAGCCCCAGCTCGATAGGCGGGCCCGACCCGCGGCACGACCCCGAGGAGGACACGCCGACCTCGGACGACCTGGAGGCGTTCGCCAAGCAGTTCAAGCAGCGCCGCATCAAGCTGGGCTTCACGCAGGCCGACGTCGGCCTGGCGCTCGGCACGCTCTACGGCAACGTCTTCTCGCAGACCACCATCTGCCGGTTCGAGGCGCTGCAGCTGAGCTTCAAGAACATGTGCAAGCTGAAGCCGCTGCTGCAGAAGTGGCTGGAGGAGGCCGACTCGACCACCGGCTCGCCGACCAGCATCGACAAGATCGCCGCGCAGGGCCGCAAGCGCAAGAAACGCACCAGCATCGAGGTGAGCGTCAAGGGTGCCCTGGAGCAGCACTTCCACAAGCAGCCGAAACCGTCCGCGCAGGAGATTTCCGCCCTGGCCGACAACCTGCAGCTCGAGAAGGAGGTGGTGCGCGTGTGGTTCTGCAACAGGCGGCAAAAGGAGAAGCGGATGACGCCGCCCAACACCCTGGGCGGCCCCGGGCCCGACGGGCTGATGGGCGGCGACGGCTCTCAGCAGGGGATGCCGTCCATGCACCACCACTACGCCGACATGCACGGCTCGCCGCAGATGCACACGCAGCACTCGCACAGCCCGCCCATGTTGTCGCCCCAGCCGATGGCCCACCAGAGCCTCGCCGCGGCCCACTAG